Proteins encoded by one window of Lathyrus oleraceus cultivar Zhongwan6 chromosome 1, CAAS_Psat_ZW6_1.0, whole genome shotgun sequence:
- the LOC127095135 gene encoding uncharacterized protein LOC127095135 has product MSQQSNSSPSKNMPCSPSAEPNNPNREDPVANSVNTPHARRPKETVSGFSSSIVLEERTKEGPRYVHNAIATIVTRILSGNHEVPGVSIPLNTMEPDSVADQENTESLGKNISDDVEQTDAHKEPNVDKPLDNVAGEEVHVTHDASDNPNCEAETIDLKEFSDNELLSSILPSIAKRVRTRREKKTVAQRSPRKKIDVSTSSKTTVAVESYLKRKVHGPTKFLSKVVPKKKKTKWKYVYQKRLALERELAQNVLDCKDIMDLIQEAGLMKTVTQFSKCYEMLVKEFIVNLSGEYVDGKSKEFKKVYVRGKCVNFSPSVINKYLGRLDEAQPELEVRKWPLKGKLVASKPSVKYAMLHKIGVANWVPTNHKSTVAVMLGKFIYVVGTKAKFDYGSYIFDQTLKHAGSFSVKGPIAFPSLICGIVLNQFPNILTENDSVKKRDNPMSFNHKLFLGIHVPDIVMTSGETSRVSNQPGKAAVIAMLKETCRELEARKLNLEKLISSLEMTEGDVLADGGEFGEAAAVAEEAERQGEEREADASPDDGTDDYADSESND; this is encoded by the exons ATGTCTCAACAATCCAACTCTTCTCCTTCCAAGAACATGCCTTGTTCTCCTAGCGCTGAACCAAACAACCCTAACAGAGAAGATCCTGTTGCTAACTCTGTGAATACCCcacatgcaagaagacctaaagaaactgTATCAGGCTTCTCCTCATCCATCGTTCTTGAGGAACGAACCAAAGAAGGTCCCAGGTACGTTCACAATGCCATTGCCACTATAGTGACTAGAATACTATCTGGAAATCATGAGGTCCCTGGGGTTTCCATTCCCTTAAACACTATGGAACCTGATAGTGTTGCTGATCAAGAAAATACTGAGTCTTTAGGAAAGAATATCTCTGATGATGTTGAGCAAACTGATGCCCATAAGGAGCCAAATGTTGACAAACCCTTAGATAATGTGGCTGGTGAGGAAGTTCATGTCACTCATGATGCCAGTGACAACCCTAACTGTGAGGCTGAAACAATAGACCTGAAGGAATTTTCTGATAATGAGTTGTTGTCCTCTATCctccctagcatagccaaaagggttaggactaggagagaaaagAAAACTGTGGCTCAAAGGTCCCCTAGAAAGAAGATTGATGTTTCAACCTCTTCCAAGACAACGGTGGCAGTCGAGAGTTACCTCAAGAGGAAAGTTCATGGTCCAACCAAATTTTTGAGCAAAGTGGTGCCCAAGAAAAAGAAGACCaa GTGGAAATATGTTTATCAAAAGAGGCTGGCTTTGGAAAGGGAATTAGCTCAGAATGTCCTAGACTGTAAGGATATTATGGATCTTATTCAAGAGGCTGGTTTAATGAAGACTGTGACTCAGTTTTCAAAGTGCTATGAGATGTTGGTAAAGGAATTTATTGTTAATTTGTCTGGAGAATATGTTGATGGCAAGTCTAAGGAATTCAAGAAAGTGTATGTGAGAGGCAAGTGTGTAAATTTCTCTCCTTCAGTGATCAACAAGTATTTGGGAAGGCTTGATGAagctcaacctgagcttgag GTAAGGAAGTGGCCTCTCAAAGGAAAATTGGTGGCAAGTAAACCGAGTGTCAAGTATGCAATGCTGCACAAGATTGGAGTTGCTAACTGGGTGCCCACCAATCATAAATCTACAGTTGCTGTAATGCTTGGAAAGTTTATATATGTTGTTGGAACCAAAGCCAAATTTGACTATGGCTCATATATTTTTGATCAAACTTTGAAGCATGCAGgaagcttcagtgtgaagggtcctatagcctttccttctcTCATCTGTGGTATTGTTTTGAATCAGTTTCCAAATATCTTAACTGAGAATGATTCTGTGAAGAAAAGAGACAACCCTATGTCTTTCAATCATAAGTTGTTCCTAGGTATccatgtccctgacattgtcatgacatcaggtGAGACATCACGTGTAAGCAATCAGCCAGGTAAAGCTGCTGTCATTGCAATGCTCAAAGAAACCTGCAGGGAATtagaggcaaggaagctgaaCTTGGAAAAATTGATTAGCTCTTTGGAGATGACTGAAGGTGATGTGCTAGCTGATGGTGGAGAATTTGGTGAAGCTGCTGCTGTTGCAGAAGAAGCTGAAAGACAAGGTGAAGAGAGAGAAGCAGATGCCAGTCCTGATGATGGCACAGATGATTATGCTGACTCTGAGTCAAATGACTAG